One region of Kytococcus sedentarius DSM 20547 genomic DNA includes:
- a CDS encoding MraY family glycosyltransferase gives MREYLLIMLIAGSVTFAITPLVRWFAIRAGAITPVRGRDVHVMPKPRLGGLAMLAGLLAATLMAARLPYLSQIFADTQIQGILLAAVVVSLLGAADDRWDLHWALKLGGQLAAATVLAAFGVTLVSLPIQGYTVLPGPVSLALTILLVVATMNAVNFVDGLDGLAAGMVGIASAAFFVWSYELSHTYDPPNVFSTATFITAVLVGVCAGFLPHNFHPSRLFMGDAGSLLLGLLVAAATISLTGTVDPAAVGTPSQTAAVVLPLALPVAVIAVPLVDMVLAVVRRTRAGQKPWDADARHLHHQLLRLGHSHRSAVLTMYLWAGGVAGGVLAFNFAPEWAALLLLVSLVVLAALVTWVVPRRHVAHGGGS, from the coding sequence GTGCGTGAATACCTCCTCATCATGCTCATCGCCGGGTCGGTGACCTTCGCGATCACACCGTTGGTGCGCTGGTTCGCCATCCGCGCCGGGGCGATCACACCGGTGCGCGGCCGCGACGTCCACGTGATGCCCAAGCCCCGCCTGGGGGGACTGGCGATGCTGGCGGGTCTGCTCGCGGCGACGCTCATGGCCGCGCGCCTGCCCTACCTCAGCCAGATCTTCGCCGACACCCAGATCCAGGGGATCCTGCTGGCCGCGGTCGTGGTCAGCCTGCTGGGGGCGGCTGACGACCGGTGGGACCTGCACTGGGCGCTCAAGCTCGGAGGACAGCTCGCGGCGGCCACGGTGCTGGCAGCGTTCGGCGTCACGCTGGTGAGCCTCCCCATCCAGGGCTACACGGTCCTGCCGGGCCCGGTCTCGCTGGCGCTGACCATCCTGCTGGTCGTGGCCACCATGAACGCGGTGAACTTCGTGGACGGTCTGGACGGACTCGCGGCGGGCATGGTGGGCATCGCCTCGGCGGCCTTCTTCGTGTGGAGCTACGAGCTCTCGCACACCTACGACCCCCCGAACGTGTTCTCGACGGCCACCTTCATCACGGCCGTCCTGGTGGGGGTGTGCGCCGGCTTCCTGCCCCACAACTTCCACCCCTCCCGGTTGTTCATGGGTGATGCGGGGTCGCTGCTGCTGGGGCTGCTGGTCGCCGCAGCCACCATCTCGTTGACCGGCACGGTGGACCCCGCCGCCGTGGGGACGCCTTCGCAGACCGCCGCGGTGGTGCTGCCGCTGGCGCTGCCGGTGGCCGTGATCGCCGTGCCGCTGGTGGACATGGTGCTGGCGGTGGTACGGCGCACCCGGGCCGGGCAGAAGCCGTGGGACGCCGATGCGCGCCACCTGCACCACCAGCTGCTGCGGCTGGGCCACTCCCACCGGTCGGCCGTCCTGACCATGTACCTGTGGGCCGGTGGCGTCGCCGGGGGAGTGCTGGCCTTCAACTTCGCCCCGGAGTGGGCCGCCCTGCTGCTGCTGGTGTCGCTGGTGGTGCTGGCGGCCCTGGTCACCTGGGTGGTGCCGCGGCGGCACGTCGCCCACGGAGGAGGCTCGTGA
- the glyA gene encoding serine hydroxymethyltransferase, with amino-acid sequence MSETPFFGPDYAMLEQQDPEMAGILLSELERQRTGIQLIASENQTSPAVLTALGSTLSNKYAEGYSGKRYYGGCSEVDKAEDLAIARAKELFAADHANVQPHSGASANQAVYGAFAKPGDTILAMSLDHGGHLTHGFKVSFSGKWFNAVHYGVNAETEHIDYDEVERLAKEHRPKIILAGGSAIPRLIDFERFRAIADEVGAIFWVDAAHFIGLVAGGVIPSPVPHADVVSFTTHKVLRGPRGGAIVCKAEHASKIDKAVFPMMQGGPLMHAVAAKAVNFHECMQPAYKEYAAAVVENSKKLAGALGEHGLRPISGGTDTHLSLHDLQGLGVSGKDAEARCDAAGLVLNKNTIPFDPAPPMLASGVRVGTPAVTTQGMGVEQMQTIADLIAKAVTQGDGDREGAVSREIRAQVDQLTAEFPAYKR; translated from the coding sequence ATGAGCGAGACCCCCTTCTTCGGTCCGGACTACGCGATGCTGGAGCAGCAGGACCCCGAGATGGCAGGGATCCTGCTCTCGGAGCTGGAGCGCCAGCGGACGGGCATCCAGCTCATCGCCAGCGAGAACCAGACCAGCCCCGCCGTGCTGACGGCGCTGGGGTCCACGCTCTCCAACAAGTACGCCGAGGGGTACTCCGGCAAGCGCTACTACGGCGGCTGTTCCGAGGTCGACAAGGCCGAGGACCTGGCCATCGCCCGCGCCAAGGAGCTCTTCGCCGCCGACCACGCGAACGTGCAGCCGCACTCGGGGGCCTCGGCCAACCAGGCCGTCTACGGCGCGTTCGCCAAGCCCGGCGACACCATCCTGGCCATGAGCCTCGACCATGGTGGCCACCTCACCCACGGGTTCAAGGTGAGCTTCTCCGGCAAGTGGTTCAACGCCGTGCACTACGGCGTGAACGCCGAGACCGAGCACATCGACTACGACGAGGTCGAGCGCCTGGCCAAGGAGCACCGCCCCAAGATCATCCTGGCGGGCGGCTCGGCCATCCCGCGCCTGATCGACTTCGAGCGCTTCCGTGCCATCGCCGACGAGGTCGGTGCCATCTTCTGGGTGGACGCCGCGCACTTCATCGGCCTGGTCGCCGGTGGCGTGATCCCCTCTCCGGTGCCCCACGCCGACGTGGTCTCGTTCACCACCCACAAGGTGCTGCGCGGCCCGCGCGGTGGCGCGATCGTCTGCAAGGCGGAGCACGCCAGCAAGATCGACAAGGCCGTCTTCCCGATGATGCAGGGTGGCCCCCTCATGCACGCCGTCGCCGCCAAGGCGGTCAACTTCCACGAGTGCATGCAGCCGGCCTACAAGGAGTACGCCGCCGCGGTGGTGGAGAACTCCAAGAAGCTGGCCGGCGCGCTGGGGGAGCACGGCCTGCGGCCGATCTCCGGCGGCACCGACACCCACCTGTCGCTGCACGACCTGCAGGGGCTGGGCGTCTCCGGCAAGGATGCCGAGGCGCGCTGTGACGCCGCGGGCCTGGTGCTCAACAAGAACACCATCCCGTTCGACCCGGCGCCCCCGATGCTCGCCTCCGGCGTGCGTGTGGGCACGCCGGCCGTCACCACCCAGGGCATGGGTGTCGAGCAGATGCAGACCATCGCCGACCTCATCGCCAAGGCCGTCACCCAGGGCGACGGGGACCGCGAGGGAGCCGTCTCCCGCGAGATCCGTGCCCAGGTCGACCAGCTGACCGCCGAGTTCCCCGCATACAAGCGCTGA
- a CDS encoding L-threonylcarbamoyladenylate synthase translates to MSPVFDCTDPTDEQRDEAFGAATEALGEGRVIVMPTDTVYGVAADPFHPDGVPNVLAAKQRSAAMPPPVLVPSVRTVDGLATSLQPYVKTLIRELWPGPLTVVVQAQPSLQWDLGETNGTVALRMPDHDLALRLLTRTGPLAVTSANVTGQPAATSVLEAATQLGSAVEVYLDGGPTAGNRPSTIVDCTRPSPVILRLGALSVERLEEVIGPDVHLRLSPAEPEPAADREALEKELKAAGRSTTPAPAGDGGPTGEGPTSEAPVGSPDDVPVIGDEIDDEDEEAGRREEAEHEAWLAELERRERAGGETDAPTTPTTPAGPGRSTGATSLWAQPADPADAAHEPGAAREAEHAPGADAERGDAHPIQDDGVAQVHQPTASTLRTVAVPVGQEFDVVGVDTAGHEVQDSPARRLHGGRAHDAHAVEDAAPNDPVNDDRSTR, encoded by the coding sequence ATGAGCCCGGTGTTCGACTGCACCGACCCCACGGACGAGCAGCGTGACGAGGCGTTCGGCGCCGCGACCGAGGCGCTCGGCGAGGGGCGTGTCATCGTGATGCCCACCGACACCGTCTACGGCGTCGCTGCCGACCCCTTCCACCCCGACGGCGTGCCGAACGTGCTGGCCGCCAAGCAGCGCTCCGCCGCCATGCCGCCGCCGGTGCTGGTGCCCTCGGTGCGCACCGTCGACGGGCTGGCGACCTCCCTGCAGCCCTACGTCAAGACGCTCATCCGCGAGCTGTGGCCCGGACCGCTCACCGTCGTGGTGCAGGCGCAGCCCTCCCTGCAGTGGGACCTGGGGGAGACCAACGGCACCGTGGCCCTGCGGATGCCGGACCACGACCTGGCCCTGCGGCTGCTGACCCGCACCGGCCCGCTGGCCGTGACCAGTGCCAACGTCACCGGTCAGCCGGCGGCCACCTCGGTGCTGGAGGCCGCGACCCAGCTCGGGTCGGCGGTGGAGGTCTACCTGGACGGCGGCCCCACCGCGGGCAACCGACCCTCGACGATCGTGGACTGCACCCGCCCCAGCCCCGTGATCCTGCGCCTGGGGGCGCTGTCGGTGGAGCGCCTGGAGGAGGTGATCGGCCCCGACGTGCACCTGCGGCTCTCGCCGGCCGAGCCCGAGCCCGCCGCCGACCGGGAGGCCCTGGAGAAGGAGCTCAAGGCCGCCGGTCGCTCCACGACCCCGGCCCCCGCCGGTGACGGGGGACCGACCGGTGAGGGCCCCACCAGTGAGGCCCCGGTGGGCAGCCCGGACGACGTGCCCGTCATCGGCGACGAGATCGACGACGAGGACGAGGAGGCCGGGCGCCGCGAGGAGGCCGAGCACGAGGCCTGGCTGGCCGAGCTGGAGCGGCGCGAGCGGGCCGGCGGCGAGACGGACGCCCCGACCACTCCCACCACCCCGGCCGGTCCCGGCCGCTCGACCGGTGCGACGAGCCTCTGGGCGCAGCCCGCAGACCCCGCGGACGCTGCCCACGAGCCGGGGGCCGCACGGGAGGCGGAGCACGCCCCCGGTGCGGACGCCGAGCGGGGCGACGCCCACCCCATCCAGGACGACGGGGTGGCCCAGGTGCACCAGCCCACCGCCTCCACCCTGCGCACCGTCGCGGTGCCGGTGGGCCAGGAGTTCGACGTCGTCGGCGTGGACACCGCTGGTCACGAGGTGCAGGACAGCCCGGCGCGTAGGCTGCACGGTGGCCGGGCGCACGACGCCCACGCGGTGGAGGACGCCGCGCCGAACGACCCCGTCAACGACGACAGGAGCACACGATGA
- a CDS encoding pentapeptide repeat-containing protein, whose amino-acid sequence MTPERRPSTRDPRWTDRALGEAEVREAAQTAAHLLRCSLEELDLRGTELSGTTFEECSAVGSRFDHATADGVTVTGGSWTGTRWEGADLCDARFDAADLTNAVFDKALLTGARFTGSRLSGASLRETRGMGFTLSGGTAFAVDLTGAGLSGNAFAGARLTDAVLRGTDLRGATFDGCDLLGAEIEGADLVGADLRAAGLPEDLPLTALGGAVLTPGQLSRLAAAQWGIVVAEV is encoded by the coding sequence ATGACCCCGGAACGCCGACCGAGCACCCGCGACCCCCGCTGGACCGACCGGGCCCTCGGGGAGGCCGAGGTGCGGGAGGCCGCCCAGACCGCCGCCCACCTACTGCGGTGCAGCCTGGAGGAGCTGGACCTGCGCGGCACCGAGCTGTCCGGCACCACCTTCGAGGAGTGCTCGGCGGTCGGCAGCCGGTTCGACCACGCCACCGCCGACGGCGTCACCGTGACCGGGGGCAGCTGGACCGGCACCCGGTGGGAGGGCGCCGACCTGTGCGACGCCCGGTTCGATGCGGCGGACCTCACCAACGCGGTGTTCGACAAGGCCTTGCTCACCGGCGCCAGGTTCACCGGCAGCCGCCTGAGCGGGGCCAGCCTGCGGGAGACGCGGGGCATGGGCTTCACCCTCAGCGGCGGGACGGCCTTCGCCGTCGACCTGACGGGGGCCGGGCTCTCCGGCAACGCCTTCGCCGGGGCGCGCCTGACCGATGCGGTGCTCCGCGGCACCGACCTGCGGGGCGCCACCTTCGACGGGTGCGACCTGCTCGGCGCGGAGATCGAGGGCGCGGACCTGGTCGGGGCGGACCTGCGGGCGGCGGGGCTGCCGGAGGACCTCCCCCTGACGGCTCTGGGGGGTGCCGTGCTGACGCCGGGTCAGCTCTCCCGGTTGGCCGCCGCCCAGTGGGGCATCGTCGTCGCGGAGGTCTGA
- the prmC gene encoding peptide chain release factor N(5)-glutamine methyltransferase, which produces MEPVALDALLRSATTRLADAGCPSPAADAAALLAHALDCEPGELHRRVLLGHALAGDDPRRERFEAGVQRREAREPLQHVTGTAWFAGLGLEVGPGVFVPRPETELLVELAAERVLALAGGAGPEAQVEVVDLCTGSGAVVLGLARRLADRAEAGQAVPTATLRAVEQDPRAAEYAERNIEAVGVTVDLRVSDAREEFVDREGLVDVVVSNPPYVPEGAEPLEPEAREHDPRQALYGGSADGLVLPVELARHARVLLRPGGWLLMEHDDSQGESLPRALEEIGFDQLADHLDLAGRPRVVEARWPGRG; this is translated from the coding sequence GTGGAGCCGGTCGCCCTGGACGCCCTGCTGCGGTCCGCCACCACCCGCCTGGCCGATGCGGGGTGCCCGAGCCCCGCGGCCGACGCCGCCGCCCTGCTCGCCCACGCCCTGGACTGCGAGCCGGGGGAGCTGCACCGTCGGGTGCTACTGGGGCACGCGCTGGCCGGCGACGACCCGCGGAGGGAACGCTTCGAGGCCGGCGTGCAGCGGCGGGAGGCCCGGGAGCCCCTGCAGCACGTGACCGGGACCGCCTGGTTCGCCGGGCTGGGGCTCGAGGTGGGGCCGGGGGTGTTCGTGCCTCGGCCGGAGACCGAGCTGCTGGTGGAGCTCGCGGCCGAGCGGGTGCTGGCGCTCGCCGGTGGGGCTGGCCCTGAGGCGCAGGTCGAGGTGGTGGACCTCTGCACCGGCAGCGGGGCCGTGGTGCTGGGGCTCGCCCGGCGGCTGGCGGACCGGGCCGAGGCGGGGCAGGCGGTGCCCACCGCCACCCTGCGCGCGGTGGAGCAGGACCCCCGGGCGGCCGAGTACGCCGAGCGGAACATCGAGGCCGTCGGGGTGACCGTCGACCTCAGGGTGAGCGATGCGCGGGAGGAGTTCGTCGACCGGGAAGGGTTGGTGGACGTCGTGGTGAGCAACCCTCCCTACGTTCCCGAGGGCGCGGAGCCGCTCGAGCCCGAGGCCCGCGAGCACGACCCCCGGCAGGCGCTCTACGGCGGATCGGCCGACGGGCTCGTCCTGCCAGTGGAGCTGGCGCGGCACGCTCGCGTCCTGCTGCGCCCCGGGGGCTGGCTGCTCATGGAGCACGACGACAGTCAGGGGGAGTCGCTGCCCCGGGCCCTGGAGGAGATCGGGTTCGACCAGCTGGCCGACCACCTCGACCTCGCCGGCCGTCCCCGGGTGGTCGAGGCGCGCTGGCCCGGCCGCGGCTGA
- the prfA gene encoding peptide chain release factor 1, whose protein sequence is MSEALGEALAEHARLEAEMARPEVVGDPARFRAAARGYAALEPVARAAARREAAEQDLAAARELAAEEPDFAAELPALVEELEAAQEALTRALVPRDPDDDRDVILEVKAGEGGQESALFAHELVRMYLRHAERRGWAATVLESTASDLGGVKDARVAIRARGAGEPGDAPWARLKFEGGVHRVQRVPVTESQGRIHTSAVGVLVLPEVDDPGEVEIAPADLKVDVYRSSGPGGQSVNTTDSAVRLTHLPTGVVVTCQNEKSQLQNKEAALRVLASRLRRMALEEAQAEVSQARRAQVRTVDRSERVRTYNFPESRVSDHRTGYKAHNLPAVLDGDLDAVIDSLVADHEAQLLAGEG, encoded by the coding sequence ATGAGTGAGGCACTGGGCGAGGCGCTGGCCGAGCACGCACGGCTCGAGGCCGAGATGGCCCGGCCGGAGGTGGTCGGTGACCCGGCACGCTTCCGCGCCGCGGCTCGGGGCTACGCGGCCCTCGAGCCCGTGGCCCGTGCGGCCGCCCGCCGGGAGGCCGCCGAGCAGGATCTCGCCGCCGCCCGCGAGCTGGCCGCCGAGGAGCCGGACTTCGCGGCCGAGCTGCCGGCCCTGGTCGAGGAGCTCGAGGCCGCGCAGGAGGCCCTCACCCGCGCCCTGGTGCCCCGCGACCCGGACGACGACCGGGACGTCATCCTCGAGGTCAAGGCAGGGGAGGGCGGTCAGGAGTCCGCCCTCTTCGCCCACGAGCTCGTGCGCATGTACCTGCGCCACGCCGAGCGTCGCGGGTGGGCGGCCACGGTGCTGGAGTCCACCGCATCGGACCTGGGCGGGGTGAAGGACGCCCGGGTGGCGATCCGGGCCCGGGGTGCGGGGGAGCCGGGCGACGCACCGTGGGCGCGGCTGAAGTTCGAGGGGGGAGTCCACCGGGTGCAGCGGGTGCCGGTCACCGAGTCGCAGGGGCGCATCCACACCTCGGCGGTGGGGGTGCTGGTGCTGCCGGAGGTCGACGACCCCGGTGAGGTGGAGATCGCCCCGGCCGACCTCAAGGTGGACGTCTACCGCAGCTCGGGCCCGGGTGGGCAGAGCGTCAACACCACCGACTCGGCCGTCCGCCTCACGCACCTACCCACCGGCGTGGTCGTGACCTGCCAGAACGAGAAGTCCCAGCTGCAGAACAAGGAGGCGGCCCTGCGGGTGCTGGCCTCCCGGCTGCGGCGGATGGCGCTGGAGGAGGCCCAGGCGGAGGTCTCGCAGGCCCGCCGCGCGCAGGTGCGCACCGTGGACCGCAGCGAGCGGGTGCGGACGTACAACTTCCCGGAGAGCCGGGTGAGCGACCACCGCACGGGGTACAAGGCGCACAACCTGCCGGCGGTGCTGGACGGGGACCTCGATGCGGTGATCGACTCCCTGGTGGCCGACCACGAGGCCCAGCTGCTCGCCGGGGAGGGCTGA
- the rpmE gene encoding 50S ribosomal protein L31, with translation MRKDIHPAYDTTEVVCTCGSTFTTRSTADGGRMSVDVCSQCHPFYTGKQKILDTGGRVARFQQRYGNKAGN, from the coding sequence ATGCGCAAGGACATTCACCCCGCGTATGACACCACCGAGGTCGTGTGCACCTGCGGCAGCACCTTCACGACCCGCAGCACCGCCGACGGCGGCCGCATGAGCGTGGACGTGTGCAGCCAGTGCCACCCCTTCTACACCGGCAAGCAGAAGATCCTGGACACCGGTGGTCGCGTGGCCCGCTTCCAGCAGCGCTACGGCAACAAGGCCGGCAACTGA
- a CDS encoding NfeD family protein, producing the protein MVDFLQESPWLWWLGAALALGAVEMMTLDFMFLMLAIGALVAMVLAALGLGFTGQVVTFALASLLLLFLVRPVLKRRLLENTPLAVTNAAALKGRDALVTEPVTELAGTVKLAGETWTARPQWDGETFAIGERVRIARIEGATARIERLAA; encoded by the coding sequence ATGGTGGACTTTCTCCAAGAATCTCCGTGGTTGTGGTGGCTCGGCGCCGCCCTCGCCTTGGGCGCCGTGGAGATGATGACACTCGACTTCATGTTCCTGATGCTGGCGATCGGCGCCCTCGTGGCGATGGTCCTGGCCGCCCTGGGCCTGGGTTTCACCGGCCAGGTGGTCACCTTCGCCCTGGCCTCGCTGCTGCTGCTCTTCCTCGTGCGCCCGGTGCTCAAGCGCCGCCTGTTGGAGAACACCCCGCTGGCCGTGACCAACGCCGCGGCGCTGAAGGGCCGCGACGCCCTGGTCACCGAGCCCGTCACCGAGCTGGCCGGCACCGTGAAGCTCGCCGGTGAGACGTGGACGGCCCGCCCGCAGTGGGACGGTGAGACCTTCGCCATCGGCGAGCGCGTCCGCATCGCCCGCATCGAGGGTGCGACGGCCCGCATCGAGCGCCTCGCGGCCTGA
- a CDS encoding SPFH domain-containing protein — protein MPEVITAVVLILLLLFVVVVLVRSIMIVPQATAVIVERLGRYSKTLDAGLNLLIPFVDKSRARVDLREQVVSFPPQPVITSDNLVVSIDTVIYFQVTDPKSATYEIANYISGIEQLTVTTLRNVIGSLDLEQTLTSRDQINGRLRGVLDEATGRWGIRVNRVELKAIDPPPSVQDSMEKQMRAERDRRAAILNAEGVKQSQILTAEGEKQAAILTAEGDAQASVLRAQGESRAIMQVFDAIHRGNPNSKVFAYQYLQALPKISEGEANKMFFFPSEITDALKGVGGVLGGQPGLDDGRGSVHETNTMGEPMTLDIEETNLEDPAEALRKARAEARGATDEVADSATARRGSAAGMGGLGGSTPAGGSAIQSNPGLDTHADDEPQRNSPMRDDQPGREPGQGGQQWPQDGPEGRPQG, from the coding sequence GTGCCCGAAGTCATCACAGCAGTGGTCCTGATACTGCTGCTCCTGTTCGTCGTCGTGGTGCTGGTGCGATCGATCATGATCGTGCCGCAGGCCACTGCGGTGATCGTGGAGCGCCTGGGCCGCTACAGCAAGACGCTGGACGCCGGCCTGAACCTGCTCATCCCGTTCGTCGACAAGTCGCGCGCCCGCGTCGACCTGCGTGAGCAGGTCGTCAGCTTCCCGCCGCAGCCGGTGATCACCAGCGACAACCTGGTGGTCTCCATCGACACCGTCATCTACTTCCAGGTCACCGACCCGAAGTCCGCCACCTACGAGATCGCGAACTACATCTCGGGTATCGAGCAGCTCACGGTCACCACCCTGCGAAACGTGATCGGTTCGCTGGACCTGGAGCAGACCCTGACCAGCCGCGACCAGATCAACGGCCGCCTGCGCGGCGTGCTGGACGAGGCCACCGGCCGCTGGGGCATCCGCGTGAACCGCGTGGAGCTCAAGGCGATCGACCCGCCGCCCAGCGTGCAGGACTCGATGGAGAAGCAGATGCGCGCCGAGCGTGACCGTCGCGCGGCCATCCTGAACGCCGAGGGTGTGAAGCAGTCGCAAATCCTGACGGCCGAGGGTGAGAAGCAGGCAGCCATCCTGACCGCCGAGGGTGACGCGCAGGCCTCGGTGCTGCGCGCCCAGGGTGAGTCGCGCGCCATCATGCAGGTGTTCGACGCCATCCACCGCGGCAACCCGAACAGCAAGGTCTTCGCCTACCAGTACCTGCAGGCGTTGCCCAAGATCTCCGAGGGCGAGGCGAACAAGATGTTCTTCTTCCCCAGCGAGATCACCGACGCGCTCAAGGGCGTGGGCGGCGTGCTGGGCGGCCAGCCCGGGCTCGACGACGGGCGCGGTTCGGTCCACGAGACCAACACGATGGGCGAGCCGATGACGCTCGACATCGAGGAGACCAACCTGGAGGACCCGGCCGAGGCGCTGCGCAAGGCGCGCGCAGAGGCCCGTGGCGCCACCGACGAGGTCGCCGACTCGGCCACCGCTCGACGCGGTTCCGCTGCGGGCATGGGCGGTCTGGGCGGCTCCACCCCGGCAGGTGGCTCGGCCATCCAGAGCAACCCGGGGCTGGACACGCACGCGGACGACGAGCCGCAGCGCAACTCTCCCATGCGGGACGACCAGCCGGGCCGTGAGCCCGGTCAGGGTGGCCAGCAGTGGCCGCAGGACGGCCCCGAGGGTCGCCCGCAGGGCTGA
- the rho gene encoding transcription termination factor Rho, whose amino-acid sequence MTQPAENPKRSTALSVLRLAELQELAASMGIDTTKKRKGDLVAEIRQARVDAGSAQPSAAAQGGETEQAEQAAPRRERTRATSDAGQAPTAGTTTSDAPENAAASTPEDVQDAPGTRGTQNTSDEGDDSDGGSGRTRRGRRGGRTRGESGQDGQQDDHQQDERGARGQQGQDDRSSRDQQDDARTQREQQFQQAPQTDERDDRGQREDRDEQDGQQRESRGDRGNRGDRAQDDPRQGQDSRGDNGPDRGGDDEDDERGGRRRSRRNRRNRGRGRGDDDQQGGQQNRDGRGDRDGRQDRGDQQGGGQQNRNQDRNQNRGGQDNDADLVPIAGILDVLDSYGFVRTTGYLPGPSDVYVPMQMIKRHGLRKGDAVIGRIKPRHDLEDDNSTPTPQQGRRNQKANKNKFNALVKVDQVNGLDPEDARRRVEFGKLTPLYPQHRMRLENGQKNYTNRIIDLVAPIGKGQRGLIVAPPKAGKTMILQAIANAITENNPEAHLMIVLVDERPEEVTDMQRTVAGEVIASTFDRPADDHTIVAELAIERAKRLVEMGKDVVVLLDSITRLGRAYNIAAPASGRILSGGVDSSALYPPKRFFGAARNIENGGSLTILATALVETGSKMDEVIFEEFKGTGNMELRLSRQLADRRIFPAVDVNASGTRKEEILLNAEELKVVWKLRRVLSALDSQASIELLLDRMRKTGSNGEFLMQVQQTSSIKLEDEED is encoded by the coding sequence ATGACCCAGCCGGCCGAGAACCCGAAGCGTTCCACGGCCCTGAGCGTTCTCCGCCTGGCCGAGCTCCAGGAGCTGGCCGCCAGCATGGGCATCGACACCACCAAGAAGCGCAAGGGGGACCTGGTCGCCGAGATCCGCCAGGCGCGCGTGGACGCCGGGTCCGCCCAGCCGTCCGCGGCCGCACAGGGTGGGGAGACCGAGCAGGCCGAGCAGGCCGCCCCCCGCCGTGAGCGCACCCGCGCCACCAGCGATGCGGGGCAGGCTCCCACCGCCGGCACCACGACCTCCGACGCCCCCGAGAACGCGGCCGCGTCGACCCCCGAGGACGTCCAGGACGCCCCGGGGACGCGCGGCACCCAGAACACGTCCGATGAGGGCGACGACAGCGACGGCGGCTCCGGCCGCACCCGTCGTGGTCGCCGTGGCGGCCGCACCCGCGGCGAGTCCGGTCAGGACGGCCAGCAGGACGACCACCAGCAGGACGAGCGCGGTGCGCGCGGCCAGCAGGGCCAGGACGACCGCAGCTCCCGGGACCAGCAGGACGACGCCCGCACCCAGCGTGAGCAGCAGTTCCAGCAGGCACCGCAGACCGACGAGCGCGACGACCGGGGCCAGCGCGAGGACCGCGACGAGCAGGACGGCCAGCAGCGCGAGTCCCGCGGGGACCGCGGCAACCGGGGCGACCGCGCCCAGGACGACCCCCGTCAGGGCCAGGACAGCCGTGGGGACAACGGACCGGACCGGGGCGGCGACGACGAGGACGACGAGCGCGGCGGACGACGCCGCAGCCGCCGCAACCGTCGCAACCGGGGCCGCGGTCGTGGGGACGACGATCAGCAGGGCGGTCAGCAGAACCGCGACGGCCGGGGCGACCGCGACGGCCGCCAGGACCGCGGGGACCAGCAGGGCGGTGGCCAGCAGAACCGCAACCAGGACCGCAACCAGAACCGCGGCGGCCAGGACAACGACGCCGACCTGGTGCCGATCGCCGGCATCCTGGACGTGCTCGACTCCTACGGGTTCGTGCGCACCACCGGCTACCTGCCCGGCCCGAGCGACGTCTACGTGCCCATGCAGATGATCAAGCGCCACGGCCTGCGCAAGGGTGACGCCGTGATCGGCCGCATCAAGCCGCGTCACGACCTCGAGGACGACAACTCGACGCCCACCCCGCAGCAGGGCCGCCGCAACCAGAAGGCGAACAAGAACAAGTTCAACGCCTTGGTGAAGGTTGACCAGGTCAACGGCCTGGACCCCGAGGATGCGCGCCGCCGCGTGGAGTTCGGCAAGCTCACGCCGCTCTACCCGCAGCACCGCATGCGCCTGGAGAACGGCCAGAAGAACTACACCAACCGGATCATCGACCTGGTGGCGCCGATCGGCAAGGGCCAGCGCGGCCTCATCGTGGCCCCGCCGAAGGCCGGCAAGACGATGATCCTGCAGGCCATCGCCAACGCCATCACGGAGAACAACCCCGAGGCGCACCTCATGATCGTCCTGGTGGACGAGCGCCCCGAGGAGGTCACCGACATGCAGCGCACGGTCGCCGGTGAGGTCATCGCCTCCACCTTCGACCGTCCCGCCGACGACCACACGATCGTGGCCGAGCTCGCCATCGAGCGCGCCAAGCGTCTCGTGGAGATGGGCAAGGACGTGGTGGTGCTGCTGGACTCCATCACCCGTCTGGGCCGCGCCTACAACATCGCGGCGCCCGCCTCCGGCCGGATCCTGTCCGGTGGTGTGGACTCCTCGGCGCTGTACCCGCCGAAGCGCTTCTTCGGTGCCGCGCGCAACATCGAGAACGGTGGCTCGCTCACCATCCTCGCCACGGCGCTGGTGGAGACCGGATCGAAGATGGACGAGGTGATCTTCGAGGAGTTCAAGGGCACCGGCAACATGGAGCTGCGTCTCTCGCGCCAGCTCGCCGACCGCCGCATCTTCCCGGCCGTGGACGTCAACGCCTCGGGCACCCGCAAGGAGGAGATCCTCCTCAACGCCGAGGAGCTCAAGGTGGTCTGGAAGCTGCGCCGCGTGCTCTCCGCGCTGGACAGCCAGGCCTCGATCGAGCTGCTGCTGGACCGCATGCGCAAGACCGGCAGCAACGGCGAGTTCCTGATGCAGGTGCAGCAGACCTCCTCGATCAAGCTGGAGGACGAGGAGGACTGA